The Corynebacterium jeddahense genome has a window encoding:
- a CDS encoding murein hydrolase activator EnvC family protein codes for MCVSTILRPPAALTAISCALFASASPALAWVDPVAGTRQPAGVSRPAEIPERNWQPGHRGVDLPARAGGPVLAAGDGTVAFVGAVAGTPVVSVDHPGGIRTTYQPVRTTLAVGDRVSEGQPIGTLARASAAYSGAHDGLHWGALAGKDTYIDPLRLLDPPRIRLKPV; via the coding sequence ATGTGCGTATCGACGATCCTCCGGCCCCCAGCCGCCCTCACCGCCATCAGCTGCGCTCTTTTTGCGTCCGCCTCCCCCGCACTCGCCTGGGTCGACCCGGTTGCGGGCACTCGGCAGCCGGCCGGGGTGAGCCGGCCCGCCGAGATCCCGGAGCGAAACTGGCAGCCCGGCCACCGCGGCGTGGACCTCCCGGCGCGCGCCGGCGGCCCCGTGCTCGCGGCGGGCGACGGCACCGTCGCGTTCGTCGGCGCGGTGGCGGGCACGCCCGTGGTCTCCGTCGACCACCCGGGCGGTATCCGCACGACGTACCAACCGGTGCGCACCACGCTCGCGGTGGGCGACCGCGTGAGCGAAGGCCAGCCGATCGGCACCCTCGCCCGCGCCTCCGCGGCGTACTCGGGTGCGCACGACGGCCTGCACTGGGGCGCGCTTGCCGGCAAGGACACCTACATCGACCCGCTGCGGCTGCTCGACCCGCCCCGGATCCGGCTCAAGCCGGTGTAA
- a CDS encoding tyrosine recombinase XerC, translating into MSKPVGQLQAAVADFAEYAELVLGRSPNTVKGYVSDLATLAGFADTYSEFTLDALRRWLADALAAGKSRSTLARRTAAVRAFSTWSYRQGHIDADVAARLKAPKVTRPLPNVVRGERAGELVEADTADDAHPAEHLRDRAMLELLYATGMRVGELTGLNLGDVDLARGLARVTGKGNKQRVVPFGDEAAAAVAEWLERGRTELAGETDALFVGSRGGRIDQRQVRRVVDRAGARTGVEHVSPHTLRHTAATHMLEGGADLRVVQEMLGHTSLQTTQIYTHVSAQRLKRVYDQAHPRA; encoded by the coding sequence ATGAGTAAACCAGTGGGGCAGCTGCAGGCGGCGGTGGCGGACTTCGCCGAGTACGCCGAGCTCGTCCTCGGGCGCTCCCCGAACACGGTGAAGGGCTACGTCTCGGACCTGGCCACCCTCGCGGGGTTCGCCGACACATACAGCGAGTTCACCCTCGACGCCCTGCGCCGCTGGCTTGCCGACGCCCTCGCGGCGGGCAAGAGCCGCTCGACGCTTGCCCGCCGCACCGCTGCCGTGCGGGCGTTTTCCACGTGGTCCTACCGGCAGGGCCACATCGACGCGGACGTGGCAGCGCGCCTCAAGGCGCCGAAAGTGACCCGCCCGCTGCCCAACGTCGTGCGCGGCGAGCGCGCCGGCGAGCTCGTGGAGGCGGACACGGCCGACGACGCGCACCCCGCGGAACACCTGCGCGACCGCGCGATGCTCGAGCTGCTCTACGCCACCGGGATGCGCGTCGGCGAGCTCACCGGGCTGAACCTCGGCGACGTCGACCTCGCCCGCGGGCTCGCCCGGGTCACCGGTAAAGGCAACAAGCAGCGCGTCGTGCCGTTCGGGGACGAGGCCGCGGCGGCGGTCGCCGAGTGGCTCGAGCGCGGCCGCACCGAGCTCGCGGGGGAGACCGACGCGCTGTTCGTCGGCTCGCGGGGCGGGCGCATCGACCAGCGCCAGGTGCGCCGCGTCGTGGACCGCGCCGGGGCGCGCACGGGCGTCGAGCACGTCAGCCCCCACACGCTGCGCCATACCGCCGCCACGCACATGCTCGAAGGCGGGGCGGACCTGCGCGTGGTTCAGGAAATGCTTGGGCACACGAGCCTGCAGACCACGCAGATCTACACCCACGTCTCCGCCCAGCGGCTCAAGCGCGTGTACGACCAGGCCCACCCGCGGGCCTGA
- a CDS encoding DNA-processing protein DprA: MSTLESWAYLSRVVEGPSRHLQALLREGRTADEIADGVRSRAGWIGGLRAQTENRYTWDRPAEDLERAAECGYTLLTPESPGWPREAIDLAFTRGAAAAAHNGAVPQPDGIAPHALWVRGNPDLAGLFANSVGVVGTRQATQYGHTATRDLVKGLGKYRYTIVSGGAVGIDTVAHLTALDVNAPTVAVAACGPGVAYPRSNAAMFDRIAASGGAIVSEYPPDTTPDRHRFLTRNRLVAGLTLGTVLVEAAFRSGALNTLKWVNTFNRAAMAVPGPITDVESLGANLAIQDNRATMVLNADQIHEQLCGVGQVDAEGAMEALFPASDVQRLTRNELRIYDALPPVGRPGREAEDIAADAGLTIGLTVHILMDLAGRGLVERERRLWSRAERPDEEESAAASQG, translated from the coding sequence ATGAGCACACTGGAATCCTGGGCGTACCTGAGCCGCGTCGTTGAGGGGCCGTCGCGCCACCTCCAGGCGCTGCTGCGCGAGGGCCGCACCGCTGACGAGATCGCAGACGGCGTGCGCTCCCGCGCCGGGTGGATCGGCGGGCTGCGCGCGCAGACCGAGAACCGCTACACCTGGGACCGTCCCGCCGAGGACCTCGAGCGGGCGGCGGAGTGCGGTTACACGCTGCTCACGCCGGAGTCGCCCGGGTGGCCGCGCGAGGCCATCGACCTCGCGTTCACCCGCGGCGCTGCGGCGGCGGCGCACAACGGCGCCGTGCCCCAGCCCGACGGCATCGCCCCGCACGCGCTGTGGGTGCGCGGCAACCCGGACCTGGCCGGGTTGTTTGCGAACTCCGTCGGCGTGGTGGGCACGCGCCAGGCGACGCAGTACGGCCACACGGCCACGCGCGACCTGGTCAAGGGGCTGGGGAAGTACCGTTACACGATCGTCTCCGGGGGCGCCGTGGGCATCGATACGGTGGCCCACCTCACCGCGCTCGACGTCAACGCGCCCACCGTGGCGGTGGCTGCGTGCGGGCCGGGCGTGGCGTACCCGCGCTCGAACGCGGCCATGTTCGACCGAATCGCGGCGTCTGGGGGCGCGATTGTCAGCGAGTACCCGCCGGATACCACCCCGGACCGCCACCGTTTTCTCACCCGCAACCGGCTCGTCGCGGGGCTCACGCTGGGCACCGTGCTCGTCGAGGCGGCGTTCCGCTCCGGGGCGCTGAACACCCTGAAATGGGTGAACACGTTCAACCGCGCGGCGATGGCCGTGCCGGGCCCGATCACGGATGTGGAGTCGCTCGGCGCCAACCTGGCCATCCAGGATAACCGGGCGACGATGGTGCTCAACGCCGACCAGATCCACGAGCAGCTCTGCGGCGTCGGGCAGGTGGACGCGGAGGGGGCGATGGAGGCGCTCTTCCCGGCGAGCGACGTGCAGCGGCTCACCAGAAACGAGTTACGCATTTACGACGCGCTCCCGCCCGTCGGCCGCCCCGGCCGGGAGGCGGAGGACATCGCCGCGGACGCTGGTCTGACCATCGGGCTGACGGTGCACATCTTGATGGACCTCGCCGGACGCGGGCTCGTCGAGCGGGAGCGCCGGCTGTGGTCCCGCGCCGAACGCCCGGACGAGGAGGAGAGCGCGGCAGCGTCGCAGGGGTAG
- a CDS encoding YifB family Mg chelatase-like AAA ATPase, with amino-acid sequence MALASTRSATVEGVAAQMVTVEANVGAGLPGMHMVGLGDAAVKESRERIRTAIANSSLAWPRTKIMVSLSPAHLPKAGSHFDLPIALAVLGSLDPRAHERLATTMFLGELALDGALRRAEGVLPMLLAALGTADGAGGAGNTVKTVVVPRANAEEAALLGRREVLVADSLAQVWRWCIGEVELEGVGAPEASIRKADVPDFRDIAGMSEEREALEVAAAGGHHVMMIGPPGSGKSMLAERLPSILPPLTVEEMVEVTAIHAAAGTSGGGAVAARPFVAPHPSITRAALTGGGGANPVPGAVSLAHRGVLFLDEASEIPAHVLDGLRIPLEKREVRLSRLRSDVVYPADFQLVLAANPCACERKRGKCVCTSPVRARHLRNVSGPLRDRIDVVVRTSGDATVVSAEGAEPSSAIAERVLAARERASARWTRAGIEESVNGRVSPTLIRRCFPARESAMAFLETELALGELTQRGVDRCLKLAWTLADLEGVDVPDIDHVDRAMALRTSHAKAVA; translated from the coding sequence ATGGCGCTTGCTAGCACGCGCAGCGCGACCGTCGAGGGGGTCGCCGCGCAGATGGTAACGGTGGAGGCCAACGTCGGCGCCGGCCTGCCGGGCATGCACATGGTGGGCCTCGGCGACGCCGCGGTAAAGGAGTCCCGCGAGCGGATCCGCACCGCGATCGCGAACTCGTCGCTGGCGTGGCCGCGGACGAAGATCATGGTCTCGCTCTCCCCGGCGCACCTACCGAAGGCGGGCTCGCACTTCGACCTGCCCATCGCGCTCGCGGTGCTCGGCAGCCTCGACCCGCGGGCGCACGAGCGGCTCGCGACCACGATGTTCCTCGGCGAGCTCGCCTTGGACGGTGCGTTGCGACGGGCCGAAGGCGTGCTCCCGATGCTCCTCGCCGCGCTCGGCACGGCAGATGGCGCGGGCGGCGCAGGGAACACCGTGAAAACGGTGGTGGTGCCGCGGGCGAACGCCGAGGAGGCCGCACTGCTCGGCCGGCGCGAGGTGCTCGTCGCGGACTCGCTGGCCCAGGTGTGGCGCTGGTGCATCGGCGAGGTGGAGTTGGAGGGGGTGGGGGCTCCGGAGGCGTCGATACGCAAGGCGGACGTCCCCGACTTCCGCGACATCGCGGGGATGAGCGAGGAGCGCGAGGCGCTCGAGGTCGCGGCCGCGGGCGGGCACCACGTGATGATGATCGGCCCGCCGGGCAGCGGCAAGTCGATGCTGGCGGAGCGGCTGCCGTCGATCCTGCCGCCGCTGACGGTGGAAGAGATGGTGGAGGTTACGGCGATCCACGCCGCCGCCGGGACCTCCGGCGGGGGTGCGGTGGCGGCGCGGCCGTTCGTCGCTCCGCACCCCTCGATCACGCGCGCGGCGCTCACCGGCGGCGGGGGCGCGAACCCGGTGCCGGGGGCGGTGAGCCTGGCGCACCGCGGGGTGCTCTTCCTCGACGAGGCCTCTGAGATCCCGGCCCACGTGCTCGACGGGCTGCGCATCCCGCTGGAGAAGCGGGAGGTGCGCCTGAGCCGCCTGCGCAGCGACGTCGTGTACCCCGCGGATTTCCAGCTTGTGCTCGCGGCGAACCCGTGCGCGTGCGAGCGCAAGCGGGGTAAGTGCGTGTGCACCTCCCCGGTGCGCGCGCGGCACCTGCGCAACGTCTCCGGACCGCTGCGCGACCGCATCGACGTGGTCGTGCGCACCTCGGGCGACGCCACCGTCGTCAGCGCGGAGGGCGCCGAGCCGTCGAGCGCGATCGCCGAGCGAGTCCTCGCCGCCCGCGAGCGAGCGAGCGCAAGGTGGACGCGGGCGGGTATCGAGGAGTCCGTCAACGGCCGGGTCAGCCCCACCCTCATCCGGCGCTGCTTCCCGGCGCGGGAATCGGCGATGGCGTTTTTGGAGACGGAGCTCGCGCTGGGGGAGCTCACGCAGCGCGGGGTGGACCGGTGCCTCAAGCTCGCCTGGACGCTCGCGGACCTCGAGGGCGTGGACGTGCCGGACATTGACCACGTGGACCGGGCGATGGCGCTGCGGACCTCGCACGCGAAGGCGGTGGCGTAG
- a CDS encoding YraN family protein, with the protein MQVDYAAQYELGRAGERAAIRWYEEEGYTLLAHRARMRAGEIDAVVEDQDGTIVFVEVKSRRGTAFGAAEAVTTKKLTTMRRCAAQWLEQHPAAGLREIRFDVVEVVLDGEDYILRRFPGVEDGAC; encoded by the coding sequence ATGCAGGTGGATTACGCGGCGCAGTACGAGCTGGGCCGGGCAGGGGAACGGGCCGCCATCCGGTGGTACGAGGAGGAGGGCTACACCCTCCTCGCGCACCGCGCGCGGATGCGGGCGGGCGAGATCGACGCGGTGGTGGAGGACCAAGACGGCACGATCGTGTTCGTCGAGGTGAAATCGCGCCGCGGCACCGCGTTCGGCGCGGCCGAGGCGGTGACCACGAAGAAGCTCACCACGATGCGGCGCTGCGCGGCGCAGTGGCTCGAGCAGCACCCGGCGGCGGGTCTGCGCGAGATCCGCTTCGACGTCGTCGAGGTTGTCCTCGACGGCGAGGATTACATCCTGCGCAGGTTCCCGGGGGTCGAAGATGGCGCTTGCTAG
- a CDS encoding DUF2469 domain-containing protein, whose translation MSAEDLDNYEAEVELSLYREYRDVASQFSYVVETDRRFYLANGVKLIPHTEGGDVYYEVLMSDAWVWDMYRAVRFVRYVRVITYKDVNIEELDKPELTFPE comes from the coding sequence ATGAGCGCCGAGGATCTTGACAACTACGAGGCCGAAGTCGAGCTCTCCCTGTACCGCGAGTACCGCGACGTGGCCAGCCAGTTCTCCTACGTCGTGGAGACGGACCGCCGCTTCTACCTCGCCAACGGGGTGAAGCTCATCCCGCACACCGAGGGCGGCGACGTCTACTACGAGGTGCTCATGTCCGACGCCTGGGTGTGGGACATGTACCGCGCCGTGCGCTTCGTGCGCTACGTGCGCGTGATCACGTACAAGGACGTCAACATCGAAGAGCTGGACAAGCCGGAGCTGACCTTCCCGGAGTAG
- a CDS encoding ribonuclease HII, whose product MRRLKQLRTYEVALDKAGLGPVAGVDEAGRGACFGPITIAACVLPTRPLPQLEGLTDSKQLTARRREVLFDAIRSTATAYSVVHVPAAEIDRRGIQHANLDGARRAVAGLSVRPGFVLVDAFRIPGLPAPQLPVIGGDFTARCIAAASVLAKVSRDRLICEMAASYPEYGLEAHKGYSTKVHMDAVRRHGASAEHRYSYANVRDADTFYTESLTESLTESTARGHV is encoded by the coding sequence GTGCGCCGCCTGAAACAACTGCGCACCTACGAAGTCGCGCTGGACAAGGCGGGCCTCGGCCCCGTCGCGGGCGTCGACGAGGCGGGTCGCGGCGCGTGTTTCGGGCCCATCACCATCGCCGCGTGCGTCCTGCCCACCCGCCCGCTTCCGCAGCTCGAGGGGCTCACCGACTCGAAGCAGCTCACCGCCCGCAGGCGCGAGGTGCTTTTCGACGCCATCCGGTCCACCGCGACCGCCTACAGCGTCGTGCACGTCCCGGCCGCCGAGATCGACCGGCGCGGCATCCAGCATGCCAATCTCGATGGCGCGCGTCGCGCCGTGGCGGGGCTGTCGGTGCGCCCGGGCTTCGTGCTTGTCGACGCGTTCCGCATCCCCGGCCTCCCCGCACCCCAGCTGCCGGTGATCGGCGGGGACTTCACCGCGCGCTGCATCGCCGCGGCGAGCGTGCTGGCGAAGGTGAGCCGCGACCGGCTCATCTGCGAGATGGCGGCGTCGTACCCGGAGTACGGGCTCGAGGCGCACAAGGGGTATTCCACGAAGGTGCACATGGACGCGGTGCGCCGCCACGGCGCGAGCGCCGAGCACCGTTATAGTTATGCGAACGTCAGGGACGCTGACACGTTTTATACCGAGTCTCTCACCGAGTCTCTCACCGAGTCGACTGCAAGGGGTCATGTATGA
- the lepB gene encoding signal peptidase I, which yields MPWYIEIPVVVVLTLLIMFLIQTFIGRLYVIPSASMEPTLHGENGSGDRIFVEKVSYYFSDPKPGDVIVFAGTDSWNTGFTSNRSDNPVVRGLQEAGSWVGLVPKDENTLVKRIIAKGGQTVSCQAGDPAIMVDGKPIDQSYILQPNFYPVDPSTGSDACGGPYFGPVTVPEGNYFMMGDNRTNSLDSRYHMGDQYEGTIPKKNIRGKVEAVVFPLNRMQGVADPDIQK from the coding sequence ATGCCCTGGTACATCGAGATCCCGGTCGTCGTCGTGCTCACGCTGCTGATCATGTTCCTCATCCAGACCTTCATCGGCCGGCTCTACGTCATCCCGTCCGCGTCGATGGAGCCGACGCTGCACGGTGAGAACGGCTCCGGCGACCGCATCTTCGTGGAGAAGGTGAGCTACTACTTCTCCGACCCGAAGCCGGGCGACGTCATCGTCTTCGCGGGCACCGATTCGTGGAACACGGGCTTTACCTCCAACCGCTCCGACAACCCGGTCGTGCGCGGGCTGCAGGAGGCCGGTTCCTGGGTCGGCCTCGTGCCCAAGGACGAGAACACGCTGGTCAAGCGCATCATCGCGAAGGGTGGCCAGACGGTGTCGTGCCAGGCGGGTGACCCGGCGATCATGGTGGACGGCAAGCCGATTGACCAGTCCTACATCCTCCAGCCGAACTTCTACCCGGTGGATCCCTCGACCGGCTCGGACGCGTGCGGCGGCCCGTACTTCGGCCCGGTGACGGTGCCGGAGGGCAACTACTTCATGATGGGCGACAACCGCACCAACTCCCTCGACTCGCGCTACCACATGGGTGACCAGTACGAGGGCACGATTCCGAAGAAGAACATCCGCGGCAAGGTCGAGGCCGTCGTCTTCCCGCTCAACCGCATGCAGGGCGTGGCCGACCCGGACATTCAGAAGTAG
- the rplS gene encoding 50S ribosomal protein L19, with protein sequence MSNGKIDLVDAGQLRDDIPDFRPGDTLDVHVKVIEGSVTRTQVFTGFVVRRQGGGIRETFTVRKVSFGIGVERTFPVHSPNIEKIEVVRKGDVRRAKLYYMRDLRGKAARIKERR encoded by the coding sequence ATGAGCAACGGCAAGATTGATCTGGTCGACGCCGGCCAGCTGCGCGACGACATCCCGGACTTCCGCCCGGGCGACACCCTCGACGTGCACGTCAAGGTCATCGAGGGTTCCGTGACCCGTACCCAGGTGTTCACCGGCTTCGTCGTGCGCCGCCAGGGCGGCGGCATCCGCGAGACCTTCACCGTCCGCAAGGTTTCCTTCGGCATCGGCGTCGAGCGCACCTTCCCGGTGCACTCCCCGAACATCGAGAAGATCGAGGTTGTCCGCAAGGGCGACGTGCGCCGCGCGAAGCTGTACTACATGCGCGACCTGCGCGGCAAGGCTGCCCGCATCAAGGAGCGTCGCTAG
- a CDS encoding Tex family protein: MTSIADTIANEINVKPGQVEAALKLLAEGNTVPFIARYRKEATGGLDDAQLRHIEERNTYLIELAERKKAVLESIEEQGKLTDELKREILAADTKARVEDLYLPYKKRRKTKADIAREAGLEALEQQLIDDPSADPETLAAAYLSEGFPDAKAALDGARAILVDRFATDADLVGEVRDRVYAQGTMRSGVVEGKETEGAKYADYFEFSEPLDTLPSHRILALLRGESEGVLVLDMDPGEEAVYEGMIAERFGLPVKDSEWLAKAVRWGWRTKLQVSANLDTRMRLKEKAEAGALEVFKTNLRDVLLAAPAGQRATLALDPGYRNGVKCAVVDETGKVLATTIVYPHQPQNRWDAARAELATLAAEHGVELIAVGNGTASRESEKLAGEVADLIAQAGGKRPTPVVVSESGASVYSASPIAAEEFPDMDVSLRSAVSIARRLQDPLAELVKVDPKALGVGQYQHDVNQTALAQTLDAVVEDAVNSVGVDVNTASVPLLERVAGLSGTVAKNIVAYRDEHGRFTTRKELGKVPRLGPKAFEQAAGFLRIQGGTNPLDASAVHPEAYPVVEKVAATTGLATEKLIGNTTVLTKLSPADFADDTFGVPTVTDILAELDKPGRDPRPEFKTASFKEGVNEVKDLIPGMILEGTVTNVAAFGAFVDVGVHQDGLVHVSAMSHKFVSDPHEVVRSGQVVKVKVMDVDVARNRIGLSLRLDDEPGQPAAAKTQQPRKKGQGRKGPKERRQANGSMADALKRAGFGN; encoded by the coding sequence ATGACATCAATCGCAGACACCATCGCGAACGAAATCAACGTCAAACCGGGGCAGGTCGAGGCCGCCCTCAAGCTGCTCGCCGAGGGCAACACCGTCCCCTTCATCGCCCGCTACCGCAAAGAGGCGACGGGCGGCCTCGACGACGCGCAGCTGCGCCACATCGAGGAGCGCAACACGTACCTCATCGAGCTCGCCGAGCGTAAGAAAGCGGTGCTGGAAAGCATCGAGGAGCAGGGCAAACTCACCGACGAGCTCAAGCGCGAGATCCTCGCAGCCGACACGAAGGCGCGCGTGGAGGACCTCTACCTGCCGTACAAGAAGCGACGCAAGACCAAGGCGGACATCGCGCGCGAGGCGGGGCTCGAGGCGCTCGAGCAGCAGCTTATCGACGATCCTTCGGCCGACCCCGAGACCCTCGCCGCGGCCTACCTGTCCGAGGGCTTCCCGGACGCGAAGGCGGCGCTCGACGGGGCGCGTGCGATCCTTGTCGACCGCTTCGCCACCGACGCGGACCTCGTCGGCGAGGTGCGCGACCGGGTCTACGCGCAGGGCACGATGCGCTCCGGCGTGGTCGAGGGCAAGGAAACCGAGGGCGCGAAGTATGCCGACTACTTCGAGTTCTCGGAGCCCCTCGACACCCTGCCGAGCCACCGCATCCTCGCGCTGCTGCGCGGCGAGTCGGAGGGCGTGCTCGTGCTCGACATGGACCCGGGCGAGGAGGCCGTGTACGAGGGGATGATCGCCGAGCGCTTCGGCCTGCCGGTGAAGGATTCCGAGTGGCTGGCCAAGGCGGTGCGCTGGGGCTGGCGTACGAAGCTGCAGGTCTCCGCGAACCTTGATACGCGCATGCGGCTCAAAGAGAAGGCGGAGGCTGGCGCGCTCGAGGTGTTCAAGACGAACCTGCGCGACGTGCTCCTCGCAGCACCCGCCGGGCAGCGTGCCACGCTCGCGCTCGACCCGGGCTACCGCAACGGCGTGAAGTGCGCGGTGGTGGACGAGACGGGCAAGGTGCTGGCCACCACGATCGTCTACCCGCACCAGCCGCAGAATAGGTGGGACGCGGCGCGGGCGGAGCTGGCCACGCTCGCCGCGGAGCACGGCGTTGAGCTCATCGCGGTGGGCAACGGCACGGCGTCGCGCGAGTCGGAGAAGCTCGCCGGGGAGGTCGCGGACCTCATCGCGCAGGCGGGCGGGAAGCGCCCGACGCCGGTGGTGGTCAGCGAGTCCGGCGCGTCGGTGTACTCGGCAAGCCCCATCGCGGCGGAGGAGTTCCCGGACATGGACGTCTCGCTGCGCTCGGCGGTCTCCATCGCCCGGCGGCTGCAGGACCCGCTCGCGGAGCTGGTGAAGGTGGACCCGAAGGCACTCGGCGTGGGGCAGTACCAGCACGACGTGAACCAGACCGCGCTCGCGCAGACCCTCGACGCCGTGGTGGAGGACGCGGTGAACTCCGTCGGCGTCGACGTGAACACGGCATCCGTGCCGCTGCTCGAGCGCGTCGCGGGCCTGTCCGGCACGGTGGCGAAGAACATCGTGGCCTACCGCGACGAGCACGGCCGCTTTACCACCCGCAAGGAGCTGGGCAAGGTGCCGCGCCTCGGGCCGAAGGCGTTCGAGCAGGCCGCGGGATTCTTGCGCATCCAGGGCGGGACAAACCCGCTGGACGCCTCCGCGGTGCACCCTGAGGCGTACCCGGTCGTGGAGAAGGTGGCGGCGACGACGGGCCTGGCCACCGAGAAGCTGATCGGTAACACGACGGTGCTGACGAAACTTTCGCCCGCGGACTTCGCCGACGACACCTTCGGCGTGCCCACCGTCACCGACATCTTGGCCGAGCTGGACAAACCGGGCCGGGACCCGCGCCCGGAGTTCAAGACCGCGTCGTTTAAGGAGGGCGTCAACGAGGTCAAGGACCTGATACCCGGAATGATCCTGGAGGGCACGGTGACCAACGTGGCGGCGTTCGGCGCGTTCGTGGATGTCGGCGTGCACCAGGACGGCCTGGTCCACGTCTCCGCCATGAGCCACAAGTTCGTCTCCGACCCGCACGAGGTGGTGCGATCTGGGCAGGTGGTGAAGGTGAAAGTTATGGACGTCGACGTCGCGCGCAACCGCATCGGGCTGAGCTTGAGGCTTGACGACGAGCCAGGGCAGCCCGCCGCGGCAAAGACACAGCAGCCGCGGAAGAAGGGGCAGGGGCGGAAGGGGCCGAAGGAACGTCGTCAAGCGAACGGCTCAATGGCCGATGCCCTCAAGCGGGCGGGATTTGGGAACTGA
- the trmD gene encoding tRNA (guanosine(37)-N1)-methyltransferase TrmD — translation MSKLRLDVITIFPEYLDPLRHALLGKAIEQGILEVGVHDLRDWATGNHKSVDAPPLGGGPGMVMKPEVWGPALDSVASGRTGAELHSAAAHRNDKARHDDVANVAARPYSGGDVRERENPAAPLLLVPTPAGTPFTQEDARAWSREEHIVFACGRYEGIDQRVLEDAKQRYRVREVSIGDYVLIGGEVAVLVIAEAVTRLIPGVLGNTESHEDDSFSDGLLEGPSYTKPRVWRGLEAPAVLTSGDHAKVQAWRREQSLKRTKAVRPDLLECAELSDEDRFALDARDVTTSLDVIVDGKRWSGAVEKRMRKSLKQAGYRTTSIELEGPRAAHCFEPSMLERQYEYEHGRPPAGEVRGLTVTGRTALPLAEATQAVAAALPEGTPWYGTTVVSPE, via the coding sequence ATGTCTAAGCTGCGCTTGGACGTCATCACGATCTTCCCCGAGTACCTCGACCCGCTGCGCCACGCGCTGCTGGGCAAGGCGATCGAGCAGGGGATCCTCGAGGTCGGCGTGCACGACCTGCGCGACTGGGCCACCGGCAACCACAAATCCGTCGATGCGCCGCCGCTCGGCGGGGGGCCGGGCATGGTGATGAAGCCTGAGGTGTGGGGGCCCGCGCTTGACAGCGTCGCCTCCGGCCGCACCGGCGCCGAACTCCACTCCGCCGCCGCGCACCGCAACGACAAGGCGCGCCACGACGACGTCGCCAACGTCGCAGCGCGGCCGTACTCGGGCGGGGATGTCCGCGAAAGGGAGAACCCGGCGGCTCCCCTGCTCCTCGTGCCCACACCCGCAGGCACGCCGTTCACGCAGGAGGACGCGCGGGCGTGGTCGCGCGAGGAGCACATCGTCTTCGCGTGCGGGCGCTACGAGGGCATCGACCAGCGCGTGTTGGAAGACGCGAAGCAACGCTACCGGGTGCGCGAGGTCTCGATCGGGGACTACGTGCTCATCGGCGGGGAGGTGGCGGTGCTCGTCATCGCGGAGGCGGTCACGCGGCTCATCCCGGGCGTGCTCGGCAACACGGAAAGCCACGAGGACGACTCGTTTTCCGACGGCCTGCTCGAGGGCCCGAGTTACACGAAGCCGCGGGTCTGGCGCGGCCTGGAAGCCCCGGCGGTGCTCACATCCGGCGACCACGCGAAGGTGCAGGCGTGGCGCCGCGAGCAATCGCTCAAGCGCACGAAAGCGGTGCGCCCGGACCTGCTCGAATGCGCGGAGCTCAGCGACGAGGATCGGTTCGCGCTCGACGCCCGAGACGTCACCACCAGCCTGGACGTGATTGTGGACGGGAAGCGGTGGAGCGGAGCCGTCGAGAAGCGAATGCGAAAGTCGCTCAAGCAGGCGGGGTACCGCACGACGAGCATCGAGCTCGAGGGGCCGCGCGCGGCGCACTGCTTCGAGCCGTCGATGCTCGAGCGGCAGTACGAGTACGAGCACGGCCGCCCGCCCGCCGGGGAGGTCCGCGGGCTGACGGTCACGGGCCGCACCGCGCTGCCGCTGGCGGAGGCGACGCAGGCGGTCGCCGCGGCCCTGCCCGAGGGCACCCCGTGGTACGGCACCACAGTAGTATCGCCCGAATGA
- the rimM gene encoding ribosome maturation factor RimM (Essential for efficient processing of 16S rRNA): MELNIGRVVKSHGVKGEVAVELLADESEEHIVAGAVLTGRQAGKERELTVKTVRPHQQRLLVSFEEVPDRTAADSLRGMKFVAEPLERDDDSDEYYNHELIGLKVFHDGEEVGEVTGVMDAPNRKILEIDYRGKEVLVPFVMDFVPDLDLDAGTLVITPPEGLLDV; this comes from the coding sequence ATGGAGCTCAACATCGGCCGTGTGGTCAAGTCCCACGGCGTGAAAGGCGAAGTCGCCGTGGAGTTGCTCGCGGACGAGTCGGAGGAGCACATCGTCGCCGGGGCGGTGCTCACAGGCCGCCAGGCGGGCAAGGAACGGGAGCTGACTGTCAAGACGGTGCGCCCGCACCAGCAACGCCTCCTCGTCAGCTTTGAGGAGGTGCCGGACCGCACCGCCGCGGACAGCCTGCGCGGGATGAAGTTCGTCGCCGAGCCGCTCGAGCGCGACGATGACTCGGACGAGTACTACAACCACGAGCTCATCGGCCTCAAGGTGTTCCACGATGGCGAGGAGGTCGGCGAGGTCACCGGCGTGATGGACGCGCCGAACCGCAAGATCCTCGAGATCGACTACCGCGGCAAGGAGGTGCTCGTCCCGTTCGTTATGGACTTCGTGCCAGACCTCGACTTGGACGCGGGCACCCTCGTGATCACCCCGCCCGAGGGGCTGCTCGATGTCTAA